The sequence below is a genomic window from Opitutia bacterium.
TCAAAAACCTCGACCCGAAGCAAGGCCGCTTCTGCGTCTATAACTCGCTTCTCTCCGAGAACGCCGTGCTCGGGTTCGACTACGGCTACTCGCTCGACTACCCGGAAATGCTCTGCCTCTGGGAGGCGCAATTTGGCGACTTCGCCAACGGCGCGCAGGTCGTCATCGACCAGTTCCTCGTCTCCGGCGAATCGAAGTGGCAGCGCAACAGCGGCATCGTGCTCCTCCTCCCCCACGGCTACGAAGGCCAAGGGCCCGAGCACTCCAGCGCGCGCCTCGAGCGATTCCTCCAAGCCTGCGCCGAGGACAACATCCAGGTCGCCAACTGCACGACGCCCGCGCAGTTCTTCCACCTCCTGCGCCGCCAGATGCGCCGCGACTTCCTGAAGCCGCTCATCGTCATGTCGCCGAAGTCGCTCCTGCGCCACCCGGCCGCCGTCTCGCAGCTCGACGATTTCACCAAGGGCGCCTTCGAGGAAATCATCGACGACAACGCCGCCAAGGCCGACCGCGTCATCCTGTGCTCCGGCAAGGTCTACTACGATCTCGTCGACTACCGCGTGAAAAACAACCTCGCGAACACCGCCATCGTCCGCGTCGAGCAGCTCTATCCGCTCCACACGAAGCGCCTCGCCGAACTCGCGAAAAAATACGCGAACGCGAAACTCGTCTGGTGCCAGGAGGAGCCCGAGAACATGGGCGCCGCCCGCTGGATTGCGCCGCAGCTCGAGACGATCTTCGGTCGCAAGGTCGCCTACGCCGGCCGCCCCGCCGCCGCTTCCCCCGCCGTCGGCATGCTCGCCAAGCACCGCACTCAGCTGGCAGCGTTCCTCAAGGACGCCTTCACCCTCTAGAAACGATCGGTCTCGTTCCTCGTTCTCATTCTCGTTCTCTTGAACTCCACCGAGAGAACGAGAACGAGAACGAGAACGAGTAAGAGAACGAGAACGATTCCCGCTCCACCTCCACTTTCACTTTTCCTCCCTCCTCACCATGGCTATCGAAGTCAAAATTCCCCCGATGGGTGAATCCATCTCGTCCGGCATCCTCGCCAAATGGCACGTCGCCAACGGCGACGTCGTGAAGAAGGACCAGGTCCTCTTCGAACTCGAGACCGACAAAATCACCTCCGAAGGCACCGCCGAGGCCGCCGGCAAGATCACGCTCGCCGTCACCGCCGGCACGGAAGTGAAGATCGGCGCCGTGGTCGCCACGATCGACACCTCCGTCACTGTAGCCGGGGTCGCCGACCCCGGCCCGGGCTCAACGAGCCCGGCTCCAACCACCCCCACTTCGCCGAAGTCCGACGCGCAGTCACCCGCCGTCCGCCGCCTCGCCGCCGAGACCGGCGTCGATCCCGCCAGCGTCGCCGGCACCGGCAAAGCCGGCCGCGTCACTAAAGGCGACATGATCGCCGCCGTGGAGGGCGCGGCTACCGCCGCGCCGAAGTCCGCCCCCGTAGCGGCCAGCGCCAGCGAGCCGAAACCCACCAGCGCCGCGCCCAGCACTCCGCCCTCCGCGTCGCGCGGCGAGAAGCAGACGCGCGTGAAGATGACCAAGCTCCGCCAGACGATCGCCAACCGCCTCGTTGCCGCGCAGCACAACGCCGCCATGCTCACGACCTTCAACGAGGCGGACATGTCCGCCGTCATGGGCCTCCGCGCGAAATATCAGGACGACTTCACCAAGAAGCACGGCGTGAAGCTCGGCTTCATGTCCTTCTTCGTGAAGGCCGTCGTCAACGCCCTCAAGGAAGTCCCCGGCATCAACGCCCAGATCGACGGCGACACGATCATCCAGAACCACTACTACGACATCGGCGTCGCCGTTTCGACCGACAAGGGCCTCATGGTCCCG
It includes:
- the odhB gene encoding 2-oxoglutarate dehydrogenase complex dihydrolipoyllysine-residue succinyltransferase; this encodes MAIEVKIPPMGESISSGILAKWHVANGDVVKKDQVLFELETDKITSEGTAEAAGKITLAVTAGTEVKIGAVVATIDTSVTVAGVADPGPGSTSPAPTTPTSPKSDAQSPAVRRLAAETGVDPASVAGTGKAGRVTKGDMIAAVEGAATAAPKSAPVAASASEPKPTSAAPSTPPSASRGEKQTRVKMTKLRQTIANRLVAAQHNAAMLTTFNEADMSAVMGLRAKYQDDFTKKHGVKLGFMSFFVKAVVNALKEVPGINAQIDGDTIIQNHYYDIGVAVSTDKGLMVPVIRDCDKKSMAEVERDIADAAKRARDGKITLADLEGGVFTITNGGIFGSLLATPIINAPQSAILGMHAIKERPIALNGQVVIRPMMYLALSYDHRLVDGKESVTFLVSVKNSLEDPARLVLGA